In a genomic window of Colias croceus chromosome 20, ilColCroc2.1:
- the LOC123701100 gene encoding myosuppressin-like isoform X1, whose translation MSVNRISEVSRVAVWACVLLWCAHASGAPAQLCAAAAEDDPRAARFCQALNTFLELYAEAAGEQVPEYQALVRDYPQLLDSGMKRQDVVHSFLRFGRRR comes from the exons ATGTCTGTTAATAG AATCAGTGAAGTATCCCGGGTAGCGGTGTGGGCGTGCGTGTTGCTGTGGTGCGCGCACGCGAGCGGCGCCCCCGCACAGCTGTGCGCGGCGGCGGCGGAGGACGACCCGCGGGCCGCGCGCTTCTGTCAAGCGCTGAATACTTTCCTTGAGTTGTATGCGGAGGCCGCTGGTGAACAGGTGCCGGAGTATCAAG CACTAGTCCGCGACTACCCGCAACTTCTAGACTCCGGCATGAAGCGGCAGGACGTCGTCCACTCCTTCCTGCGTTTCGGTCGCAGACGCTGA
- the LOC123701100 gene encoding myosuppressin-like isoform X2, whose translation MAFGISEVSRVAVWACVLLWCAHASGAPAQLCAAAAEDDPRAARFCQALNTFLELYAEAAGEQVPEYQALVRDYPQLLDSGMKRQDVVHSFLRFGRRR comes from the exons AATCAGTGAAGTATCCCGGGTAGCGGTGTGGGCGTGCGTGTTGCTGTGGTGCGCGCACGCGAGCGGCGCCCCCGCACAGCTGTGCGCGGCGGCGGCGGAGGACGACCCGCGGGCCGCGCGCTTCTGTCAAGCGCTGAATACTTTCCTTGAGTTGTATGCGGAGGCCGCTGGTGAACAGGTGCCGGAGTATCAAG CACTAGTCCGCGACTACCCGCAACTTCTAGACTCCGGCATGAAGCGGCAGGACGTCGTCCACTCCTTCCTGCGTTTCGGTCGCAGACGCTGA